The DNA segment CCCCGGGGCTCCGCGACTGGCTGGGCGATATCTGGGATGAGGCCCGCGCCTCATGAGCTTCACCGTCGCGTCGCTGGGCTCCGGGAGCCGCGGCAACGCCTTCCTCGTCGAGGGCGGCCGCGGCCGCGTGCTTGTCGACGCGGGGTTCTCCGGGGTCCAACTGGCCCGCCGACTCGCCGAACTCGGCGTGGAGCCGGAAGCCGTCGACCTCGTCGTCGTCACGCATGAACACCGGGACCACGCCGCGGGCGCCGGCATCGGAGCCCGCCGCTGGGGCTGGCGCCTCGCGATGAACCCGCCTACCCGCCGCGCCTGCGCTCCCCTCCTGCGCGGGCAGGAGCGATGCGAGGATCTGCCGCTCACCGGACTCGATATCGGCGACCTCGCGATCGAGGCCGCCCCCACCGCGCACGACGCCGCGAAACCCGTGGCCATCACGGTTCTGCACCGACCCACGGGACTGAGAGTGGGGATAGCGACGGACCTCGGAAGACCAACGACACCCGTCCGCGTGGCGCTCCGGGAGTGCGCTTTTCTCGTCATGGAAGCGAACCACGACGAACACCGTCTCCGCGCCGCCTCCTATCCCTGGCGGGTCAAGCAGCGGATCGGGGGCAGTCGCGGACACCTCTCAAACCGCCACGCGGCCGAGTTCGCGCGCGAACTCGCGCACCCCGGCCTGGGCGGGATTCTGCTCGCCCACCTGAGCCAGGAGTGCAACGACCGGGAACTCGCGCTGGAAAGAGTGGCGGAAGGCCTCGCGCCGGCGGGATACGATGGACTGCTGGACGCCGCCGCGCAGGAGGAACCCAGCCCCCGCTACGACGTGGTCGCGCTCGCGAGGGCCCGTGCCGACGCCGAGCAGCTCTCTCTCCCGATCTGACGTCGGCGCTGCGCGCGCCACCCGCCGCCTATCGCAGAAGCACCCTCAGCACGTCGTTCCCCACGGCCCACACCATGAGGGCGAGGACGAAGACCATCCCCACCGTCGTGAACCGCACGCGCGCCTGGACGCTGAGCGCCCGGCCGCGGATGGCCTCGATCCCGAGGAAGAGCAGGTGTCCCCCGTCGAGGACGGGAATCGGCAGCAGATTGAAGATGGCGAGATTGATGCTGATGATCGCCATGAAACTCAGGAGTTCCCAGAATCCCGCGCGCGCGGCGCGGCCGGAAATCTCGCCGATCAGGATGGGGCCGCCGACCTCTCGCGCCGAACTTCGTCCGGTGACCAGGTCTCCGAGGAACTGAAGGACCGCGCCGCCCCAGTAGGTTGCGTTCGACCACCCGCGCCCCAACGCCTCGATGGGGCCCGCTCGACCTCCGTCGGCGCCGATGGTGATCCCGACGCGCCCGACGGTCCTCGATTCTCCGGTGAGGTCCGAGTATTGCTCGGCGGCCTCGGGCGTCGCGACAAAAGTGAGTTGCTCCTCTCCCCGCTCAACGACGATGTCGACCGGTTCGCCGACCCGGCGCTCGATCCGCATCGTCACCTGGGCGGGGTCGTGCACCGCCGCGCCATCCACACGCAAGATCAAGTCGTCGCTCCGAAGTCCCGCCTCCGCCGCCGGCGACCCCGGCGCGACCTCGCCGATCCGCGGCTCGAACACGCCGCGCCCCATCGCGATCGCGGCGAAGGCGACGACCGCGAACATCCAGTTCATGATGACGCCGGCCGAGATGGCGAGAACGCGGGCCCAGAGCGGCTTCCCGTCGAAATCCCCGGGCCCCGGTCCCGCCCCGCTCCGCGCCATCTCTTCCGGGGTACCGCCGCCCTCCAGGGTCGACGTCACTTCCTCGTCCGCCATCCCCGCCATTCTGACGTAGCCGCCGAGCGGGATCCATGAGAGCACATACTCCGTTCCACCGCGCCGGAACCCCACCATCTTCGGGCCCAGGCCGATCGAAAACCGCGGCACATCGATCCCGACGCTCTTCGCGGCGGCGAAATGTCCCAGCTCGTGCACAAAAATGAGCACGCCCAGGACAATGACGGTTACCAGAATCGTTACGATCACTCAGCGTCTCCCGACTTGGACTCCGCATGTGGGTCGCGGGCGATGGCGCGCGCCCGGGTGTCGACGCGCCGTGCATCCTCCACCGATTCGATGGCGCGGGACGAGAACCGTTCCAGCGTACGAAGCACGACGTCGGCGAGTTCCCTGAAGCCGACGTCCCCGGCCAGGAACCTCTCGACCGCCACCTCGTTGGCCGCGTTGAAGGCCACCGGAAACTCGCCTCCCGCCTTCCCCGCCGCGACCCCCGCGCGAAAGAGGGGGAAGTCCTCTTCCCGCACCGGTTCGAACTCCAGCGGACCATCTCGCACAGGGTCGAAACCCGTCTCCCGACGTGCGTCGTCCAGGCGGTCCGGGTAGCCGAGCGCCCACAGGATCGGAATCTCCATCGAGGGCCGGCCCAGTTGCGCAAGCGAGGAACCGTCCTTGAATTCGACGACGGAATGGACGATCGATGTGGGGTGCACGACGACCTCGATACTCTCGTAGGGGAGGTCGAACAGCGTGTGCGCCTCGATGACCTCGAGCGCCTTGTTCGCCAGCGTGGCGGAGTCGATCGTGATCTTGGCTCCCATCGACCACGTGGGATGACGCAGGGCATCGGCCGGCGTTACGGTGGCGAGTCGTCGCGCCGGCCACTCGCGGAAGGGACCGCCCGAAGCCGTGAGGGTGACGCGCGCGACCTCCGACACCGGACGCCCCGCCAGACACTGGTGGACCGCGGAGTGTTCGCTGTCGACCGGCAGGAGTTCGCCACCGCCGCGGCGCAGCGCACGCATCACGAGGTCTCCACCCGCCACGAGCGACTCCTTGTTCGCGAGTGCCAGCCGCTTCCCCGCTTGAAGCGCCGCCAAGGTCGCGTCGAGCCCGGCAAACCCGACGATCGCGTTGAGAACGATGTCGATTCCCGACGATCCGGCGGCCGCCGCGAGCGCCTCAGCGCCGAACCGCCACTCGCCGGCCCATTGCGGCGCGAAGTCGTCCGGGGGCGGCGTCCCGAGAACGACGAAATCGGGATCCCCATCGAGCGCAAGCGCATCGAGCGCCTCCCAGCGACGGTTCGCCGTCAGGACGGCGGCGTGAAACCGCGCCGGGTGGCGGCGGATCACCTCGAGCGTGCCCGCGCCGACGGACCCCGTGGCGCCGAGGACGGCGACGTGCTTCACGCGAAGAGAAAGAGGAAGAGGAACGCGGCCGGGACCGCCCACAGAATGGAATCGAGCCGGTCCAGCACGCCCCCGTGCCCCGGGAGCAGGCCTGAAGAGTCCTTCACGCCGCACTCGCGCTTGAGGGCGGACTCCGCGAGATCGCCGACGACCGCAAACCCCGTCACGACCAGTCCGAAGGCCAGCGTGAACGCCAGGTCCAGTGACCAGATCTCCGGAAGGAGGAATCTCGGATAGAGGACGGCGGTGGCGAGGCCCGCCAGCAGCGCGCACACGGCCCCCGCCACCGTCTTGTTGGGGCTCACGCGCGGCGCGAGCGGGCGTTTCCCGAGAGCTCGCCCGCCGACGTACGCCGCGGTGTCGGCAAGCCACGTGATGACGACCGGGAACAGGAAGAGAAGCGTGCCGGCCATCCGCCCGGCGTTCGCATCGCCATCGGCCTGCAGCAGGAGTCCGCCTTCGCGCAGGGGGAGGCTCAGCGCGAGCAGCCCCCCGATGTAGAAGACACCGAACGTCGTGCAGGCGGCGGCCCGGATCGGCCGCTCCGAGAGGTCGACCGTCGCGAGCGCGAGCGCGGGGAACGCGAGCATCAGGCCCGCCGCATAGAACCCGCCACCCTCGAGACCGCCCGCGAAGACCACGAACGGGAAGAGAAACGCGGCTACCGCTCCCGGCAGGGCGAGGACCCGCGTCCCGGTATCGCGCATCATCGCCGCGAATTCCCGGTACCCGAGCGCGGCCGCCGCGCCCAGCCCGGTGACGAAGACCGCCCCACCGGCGTAGGTCACCAGCGCGCAGAGGGGGACGCCGACACCCGCGACCGCGAGTCTCTTGCGGAGGTTCGGACTCATGCCGGCCGCGGCCGCTTCACGTCTTCACCAACCCGAATCTCCGCTCCCGGCGCCGATAGTCGACGAGGGCCCCGAAAAGGTGCTCGCGGGTGAAGTCGGGCCACAGAACGTCCGTCACGAAGAGTTCCGCGTACGCGAGCTGCCAGAGGAGGAAGTTGGAGATGCGCTGCTCCCCCGATGTCCGGATCAGAAGGTCGGGGTCCGGCCAGTCCCCCGTCAGGAGTTCGGCCGCGAAGAGTTCGGCGTTGATCTCCTCCGGGGCCAGCTCGCCTTCCAGGCAGCGCTGTGCAAGCGCTCGCGCCACACCCGCGAGTTCCGCGCGCGATCCGTAGCTGATCGCCAGGTGCACTTCGAGAGCCGTCCCGCCCTCCGTCGACGCCTCCAGTTCCGAGATCGCCCGCCGGGCCTCCTCGGGAAGCCGCAGCCGGTCACCGAACACGGTGACCCGGATGCCGTGCCTGACCAGGGCTTCGCGCTGGCTCCTCACATACTCCTGGAGGAGCGTCATCAGCGCTTCCACCTCCGTCGAAGGCCGGAACCAGTTTTCATCCGAGAAGGCGTACAGGGTGAGGTGGGCCACGCCGGCCTCCACCGCGCCTTCGATGATCTCGCGCACCGCCGTCATGCCCGCACGGTGGCCCTCCCATCTCGGCAGGCTACGCTGTCTCGCCCAGCGGCCGTTCCCGTCCATGATGACGGCGACATGGGTCGGCACTTCCCCCTGCCGCACGGCTTCCAGGGCCGCCGTCAGGCCGCTCTTCTCCCCGCTCATGCGGCCCAAGCTCGCCCCGCACGGGCGGGGGTGTCAAAAAAGGCCGCGATCAGTCGATCCCCGCCCGGCCTCGCGCGACGCGCCGCATGCGGGGCGCCCCGCCGAGGAAGGAGTAGGCCTCGTATCCCGCACGCTGCATGATCTCGGCCAGGTAGGCCGTTCGCACGCCCTCCGTGCAGCAGAGCACGTAGGTCGTGTCGCGTTCGAGTTCGCCGAAATCCCGCTCGAGTTGCGGGAGGTCGCGGCGGGTCGCCCCCGGCCAGTGCCAGGCCTCGAACGCGTCGCGGGGGCGGGTGTCGAGGATGACCGCTCCGTCGGGCACCTCGGTCACGTACAGAGACGCCCCGACCATCGATTCCGGACGCAGGGCGCGCACATTGTGCACCGTCGCGCCAGCGACCGCTTCGCCCAGTTCCGCGAAGCCCACAGCCGACTCCTGCGCCTCGGCGGCCTCCGGCGACGACGCGGTGACCGGGCGCTGCGGCACGAGGTCGCAGTACTCACGCACACGGGCGGACAGGTCGTACGTGCCGATCTCCCGCGCCCGGTCGAGAATCTCCTCCTTGTGGAACCCGAGCAGGGGTCGGAGCACCAGGAGCGAGGAGGCGTTTTCGATCGCGCGTAGATTGCGGAGCGTCTGAGAAGAGACCTGCCCCACCGACTCGCCCGTGACGATCGCCTCGGCACCGATGCGTTCCCCGATCTTCGCGGCGGCCCGATACATCATCCGCTTGAGGACGACCTGCAGGTATGCGGGCTTGGCGCGGGCGCGCATGGCCTCCACGACCGGGCCGAACTCGAGGACATGCAGCCGGGGCCGCGTTCCGTAGCTCCAGCGATCCGCCAGCACCTTCGTCACCTCCACCACCATCCGCTCGTAGGCGCTCCCGCCGAGATTGCAGAAGATGTAGTCGAGGCGAATCCCCCGGCGCAGCGCCATCCAGGCGGCTACGGCCGAATCGAAGCCGCCGGAGATGAGGGCGAGCGCATGTCCCTGCACTCCGAGCGGCAGGCCGGATGGTCCGCGGACCCTGTCCTCGTGAAAGAAGACCCTGTCATCCCGGACCTCGACGAACACGGTGACGTCCGGATCCCCGAGGTCCACGGTAGCGCCGGGGTTCAGGGCAGCCCCTAGACGCTGCTGGATATCGGAGGAGGAAAAGCCGTGCGAACCGGAGCGGCGCGCCCGCACCGCGTAGCTGCGGCCGTGCACGGACTCGGCGAAGAGGTCCGTGCCCGTGGCGACGATCGTGTCGAGGTCGGCCTCGCACTCGCCGGCCAGCAAGGAACAACTGGACACGCCGAAGGTGCGAAGGAGCGGATCGAGAAAGGCCGGGGTCGGACCCTGGATGTGGAAACGGCTCCAGCCGGGTTCGAGCACGACGTCGATCCCTTCGGCGTCGAACGCATCGCGCAAGTTGGTCGCGAGCCGGTTCTGGAAGCGCGACCGCGTCCGGCGCGCCTTGGTCGAGAGCTCGCCGGAGAACCGTACGAGGGCCCGCACGGGCCCGGCTCCGAGTTCATGTTGCGCCGCCATAAAGAGTGGCAGGGGGGGGATTTGAACCCCCGACCCAGGGCTTATGAGTCCCTTGCTCTACCAGGCTGAGCTACCCTGCCAGGCTTGTGGGTCCGCTATCCTACACGTCGTGGCGCGCGGGGCAAGCCGCCGGCCCCGGGAAAGCGTTGCGGCTCAGGGCGGAACGTTCGCTCGCGGGGGCGGCGCGGGAGGATCTGTTACGTCACCCAACTCGACGAACCGCACCAGGATCTCTCGGGGCCGGACGAACCCGTACCGTTCCCGCGCGACGCGCTCGATCGCCCAGGGGTTCGACACGAGACTGTCGGCCCAGGCCTGGGTCCACTCGAGTTCATCCTTGCGTTCCGTCAGCTCCGCTCGCCTCGATTCGATCTCCCTCTCGAGTCGGATCAGGCCGGCCCTCGTGTATTCTCCGCCCACCATCCAGTAGTAACCCGCTCCGATGAGGGCAACGAACGTGATGGCTCGCGTGAGTCGACGGTTGGCCGCCTCCGCCATCACCGGCCTCCGTACACGGCGGACCCCGGATAGCTCGCGCTCGAGCCGAGCTGTTCTTCGATCCGCAGCAGCTGGTTGTACTTCGCGACGCGTTCCGACCGGCACGCGCTTCCCGTCTTGA comes from the Candidatus Palauibacter soopunensis genome and includes:
- the thiI gene encoding tRNA uracil 4-sulfurtransferase ThiI, translating into MRALVRFSGELSTKARRTRSRFQNRLATNLRDAFDAEGIDVVLEPGWSRFHIQGPTPAFLDPLLRTFGVSSCSLLAGECEADLDTIVATGTDLFAESVHGRSYAVRARRSGSHGFSSSDIQQRLGAALNPGATVDLGDPDVTVFVEVRDDRVFFHEDRVRGPSGLPLGVQGHALALISGGFDSAVAAWMALRRGIRLDYIFCNLGGSAYERMVVEVTKVLADRWSYGTRPRLHVLEFGPVVEAMRARAKPAYLQVVLKRMMYRAAAKIGERIGAEAIVTGESVGQVSSQTLRNLRAIENASSLLVLRPLLGFHKEEILDRAREIGTYDLSARVREYCDLVPQRPVTASSPEAAEAQESAVGFAELGEAVAGATVHNVRALRPESMVGASLYVTEVPDGAVILDTRPRDAFEAWHWPGATRRDLPQLERDFGELERDTTYVLCCTEGVRTAYLAEIMQRAGYEAYSFLGGAPRMRRVARGRAGID
- a CDS encoding phosphatidate cytidylyltransferase, encoding MSPNLRKRLAVAGVGVPLCALVTYAGGAVFVTGLGAAAALGYREFAAMMRDTGTRVLALPGAVAAFLFPFVVFAGGLEGGGFYAAGLMLAFPALALATVDLSERPIRAAACTTFGVFYIGGLLALSLPLREGGLLLQADGDANAGRMAGTLLFLFPVVITWLADTAAYVGGRALGKRPLAPRVSPNKTVAGAVCALLAGLATAVLYPRFLLPEIWSLDLAFTLAFGLVVTGFAVVGDLAESALKRECGVKDSSGLLPGHGGVLDRLDSILWAVPAAFLFLFLFA
- a CDS encoding MBL fold metallo-hydrolase, which gives rise to MSFTVASLGSGSRGNAFLVEGGRGRVLVDAGFSGVQLARRLAELGVEPEAVDLVVVTHEHRDHAAGAGIGARRWGWRLAMNPPTRRACAPLLRGQERCEDLPLTGLDIGDLAIEAAPTAHDAAKPVAITVLHRPTGLRVGIATDLGRPTTPVRVALRECAFLVMEANHDEHRLRAASYPWRVKQRIGGSRGHLSNRHAAEFARELAHPGLGGILLAHLSQECNDRELALERVAEGLAPAGYDGLLDAAAQEEPSPRYDVVALARARADAEQLSLPI
- the dxr gene encoding 1-deoxy-D-xylulose-5-phosphate reductoisomerase: MKHVAVLGATGSVGAGTLEVIRRHPARFHAAVLTANRRWEALDALALDGDPDFVVLGTPPPDDFAPQWAGEWRFGAEALAAAAGSSGIDIVLNAIVGFAGLDATLAALQAGKRLALANKESLVAGGDLVMRALRRGGGELLPVDSEHSAVHQCLAGRPVSEVARVTLTASGGPFREWPARRLATVTPADALRHPTWSMGAKITIDSATLANKALEVIEAHTLFDLPYESIEVVVHPTSIVHSVVEFKDGSSLAQLGRPSMEIPILWALGYPDRLDDARRETGFDPVRDGPLEFEPVREEDFPLFRAGVAAGKAGGEFPVAFNAANEVAVERFLAGDVGFRELADVVLRTLERFSSRAIESVEDARRVDTRARAIARDPHAESKSGDAE
- the uppS gene encoding polyprenyl diphosphate synthase → MSGEKSGLTAALEAVRQGEVPTHVAVIMDGNGRWARQRSLPRWEGHRAGMTAVREIIEGAVEAGVAHLTLYAFSDENWFRPSTEVEALMTLLQEYVRSQREALVRHGIRVTVFGDRLRLPEEARRAISELEASTEGGTALEVHLAISYGSRAELAGVARALAQRCLEGELAPEEINAELFAAELLTGDWPDPDLLIRTSGEQRISNFLLWQLAYAELFVTDVLWPDFTREHLFGALVDYRRRERRFGLVKT
- a CDS encoding septum formation initiator family protein; translated protein: MAEAANRRLTRAITFVALIGAGYYWMVGGEYTRAGLIRLEREIESRRAELTERKDELEWTQAWADSLVSNPWAIERVARERYGFVRPREILVRFVELGDVTDPPAPPPRANVPP
- the rseP gene encoding RIP metalloprotease RseP — encoded protein: MIVTILVTVIVLGVLIFVHELGHFAAAKSVGIDVPRFSIGLGPKMVGFRRGGTEYVLSWIPLGGYVRMAGMADEEVTSTLEGGGTPEEMARSGAGPGPGDFDGKPLWARVLAISAGVIMNWMFAVVAFAAIAMGRGVFEPRIGEVAPGSPAAEAGLRSDDLILRVDGAAVHDPAQVTMRIERRVGEPVDIVVERGEEQLTFVATPEAAEQYSDLTGESRTVGRVGITIGADGGRAGPIEALGRGWSNATYWGGAVLQFLGDLVTGRSSAREVGGPILIGEISGRAARAGFWELLSFMAIISINLAIFNLLPIPVLDGGHLLFLGIEAIRGRALSVQARVRFTTVGMVFVLALMVWAVGNDVLRVLLR